aatttaatattttatcttgAAATTATTATCCCGCAATACCAAATGACCCTTAAGTGTAACCCTCCCGTTAGACATGGACCTACATTGAATATTAAAGAAACAAGAATACTACCCAGACGGCTTTCTGCTATAAAAGGGTGAAGGAATCAATTCAGTCTGCCATAGTCTGAGTTTTACTACTCATATTCCTTTAAAATCTCCTCCTATTATAGCTCTAATTTTATCCTCTTGTGTGCCTCAGTTctaatacaaaaagaaaaagagagggtAAAAAATGGCCCTTCCACGGACACAACAAGAAACAAAAGCTGTTTCAGATGCCTGGGATTACAAAGGCCAACCTGCCCTTAGATCAACCTCTGGTGGTTGGACCGGTGCCGCCATGATTTTaggtgattttttatttttttggatattttataaattatcgAGTCAGATAGTCTCACTTAGGGATAAAATGCTGCCTACCAAACTACTGGTCATTCACAGAGCTCAAACCTCACTAagctaataattattattttagaaaGTTACTTTCtttgtaaaagaaaattaaaattgacTTTCTGAGATAATAAATATTAGTGGAGTGATATCCGTGAAATCAACCACACCCTTTAGCgtaatcttttttatttttcattagtaGATCTTGTTTGTGTTTTTGACATAAGAGTATTTTGTATGTGTAAATATTAATCAGGGGTTGAAGCTGTGGAGAGGTTAGTAACGCTAGGCATTGCTGTGAACCTGGTGGTGTACTTGACTAAAACAATGCATTTAGGGAATTCTAGCGCTGCCAACGTTGTTACTAACTTTATGGGAACTTCCTACATACTCACTTTACTTGGTGGCTACGTTGCTGACACTTTCCTCGGAAGGTTAGTACACACTTAGCTTCAAAGTACAATGTATTCTTCGTCTAAAATTACCATCAAGTTTAAATCTTGGATTCACATACATTTTAGCAATAATGAAACTTTCTTTGAAAACTAATTGTGTATTTTTACtatcttttgattatttttttgcttGGTTTAATCGTTTGCAGGTATCTTACCGTTGGCATCGGAGCCACTGTTCAAGCAATAGTAAGTGTCAAAAAATAGAAACATTTTGTTAATTAAGTGACCTCCTTCAATTTTAGAGTGCTAAAATGTTGGAACTAAATAAATGTATATAGTCACCAATCAaccttttccttttcttacGTACGCAATAACAGTATACgcgaaaaaaaaaattgtagatTATTTTATTGGAAATCACACAATTTTTACTTTATGTCACCAAAGTcgttaaattaattttttattcttaGTATCAAGAAAGTCAcaatcattttttttgtaactAAGAAATCATTCAAAACTCTGCCTAGTTATCTCAGAAAGCGAGTAAGTCTTGTTCGATTTTTTCTGtgatttgttttaattaaaaaaaaatcaaacataatattatcaattttaaaaaatttaaaaccaaatcaaatccaaacaAAAATTGATTTGGTTCAATTTCGATTTGGATAAGTTTTTAACCAAATCGTGAACATCCCTACTTACTATAAATGGTAAAATATCTTTACACTATTAAcacatttaatttaaattttactactaatttattttttaaatagggtGTTACAATTTTGACAATCTCGACCATAATACCAAGCTTACAACCTCCAAAGTGTGATTTCGGAAGCTCATCATGCATCCCCGCAAATGGCAAACAGCTCGCGGTCCTCTTGATCGCCCTCTACATGACGGCCCTAGGCACTGGATTTTTGAAATCCAGTGTCTCGGGCTTTGGGACGGATCAATTCGATGAGTctgacccaaaagaaaaagGACGAATGATAAAATTCTTCAGTTGGTTTTTTTTCCTAATCAACGTTGGAGCGCTTACTGCTGTGACAATACTGGTATACATTCAAGATAAAGTAGGGAGGAAATTTGGGTACGGGATTTGCGCGTGCGCGATTCTAATTGGTCTTGTGTTTTTCATGTCCGGTACGAAGAAGTACCGGTTCAAGAAACTTGTTGGGAGTCCGTTAGCGCAGTTTGCTTCGGTATTTATTGCTGCTTGGAGGAAAAGGCATATGAAATTACCGTCTGATTTTTCCACGTTGTTCAATATTGATGATATTATTGGAGATGAAAATGTTAAGGATAAACAAAAGTTGCCTCACAGCAAGGAGTTCCGGTGAGTAATTTTTACTCTTTAATCACTAGTGTCATCTAAGCGAAAATAAATTACTTTTGGTTGGAAGTAACTTTTCTTTCCAAATATCATTACTTCCGATCAAAGCTTAGATATTATAGAGATATTTTccctgaaaatattttatactcAAAATTTCATCTAAGTATCaatctttaatatttttttatgttctaATTCATGTGATAGTGAACGTGTCACAAGCTTActcctattttatttatttttttcatattgaaaaagtaataagaatGAGAGGTGTTGtacacttattttttttctcttttatttaaaataatttgttaCAATCCAATAACATCCAACGGGGAGGGGGGGGGAGTAAATGTTTTCTGAACAAATAGAGGAAAACATGCTCAATGACTAAGCACGTGACTTGTACTAACATTTCAGTAAAGAAAATTTAACCTGTAGTTAGgtaaagaaattaattttactATATGTCTAGTGAATTATTGGGTCAATGTTTTgcattattatttaaataatgATAGGAAAAATTGGGGCTGCTGGAATTGTAATTATTCACGTGGGTACGTAGGCCAATCTTTGACTACACATCAGTAATTCACTACCATCTTCCAACCATGTGGGTAACattttaattactttttggctgtggttttttgttttgttttgtagTTTCTTGGACAAGGCAGCCATTAAAGATTCTTCCGGTGGATTTTCCGGGACATCGATATTGAATAATTGGAACTTAGCTACTTTAacagatgttgaagaagttAAATTGGTAATTAGAATGTTACCAACATGGGGCACGACAATTATGTTCTGGACTGTCTATGCCCAAATGACAACATTTTCCGTGTCACAAGCTACTACCATGGACCGTCACATCGGAAAATCCTTCGAAATTCCTCCTGCCTCACTCACCGCCTTTTTCGTTGGAAGTGTCATGTTGGTTATCGTTTTTTACGATAGGTTTATTGTGCCTCTATGTGCCCGATACCTAAACAATCCACATGGTTTCACCCCGTTGCAACGTATTGCAATTGGCCTAGTCACGTCAATTTTCGCGATGATTGCTGCTGCTTTAACCGAGATAAAAAGATTGAACGTTGCAAAATCGCATGGATTGACTAACAATCCTAACGCGGTAATTCCCATGAGTGTGTTTTGGTTGGTGCCACAATTCTTGCTTGTTGGAGGAGGTGAAGCTTTTACATACATTGGACAACTTGATTTTTTCTTAAGGGAGTGTCCTAAAGGGATGAAGACTATGAGTACCGGGCTATTTATAAGCACGATTTCACTTGGATTTTTCTTTAGTtcgattttggtatcgatcgtGGACAAGGTGACCGCTAAGTCAAGGCCGTGGCTAGCTGATAATCTCAACCAAGGGAAACTATATGATTTCTATTGGCTTTTGGCAATTTTGAGTGTATTGAACGTCATGCTTTTTTTCTATTGTGCAAAACGATACGTGTACAAGGAGAAGAGGCTAGCAGAAGTGGGGATTCAAATACAGGACTCGGGACCAGTTTGCCATTAAgtaaataggaaaaaaaagaagctagCCATGCAGTACTTCATTAGCACAGTCagtttgccttttttttttcatttttctttttattttgtgttttattttcttgCTGGGGTTTAATTTTAGTGGCAAATGTACCATAGAAGTAGTGGGTTCAAAGGACCCATTGTCTTTGGCGCAAGCCTACTATAGTTTGTATGTAGAAAAAAACTGCAGGTTGAAAATAATGTACTATACATGAAAGATTCTGAATCCACTGCTTCAAAGAAGCAGTGGTTTGGTAGCATTAGACTCGTATTAAATTTTTCTGCACACGAAATTTAAGAAACGAAAATGTTATGATCTAAAATAAGTGAAatgtaaattttaaaattaaattatttttaaaccaGGAAAGTATGATGAGTCTCAAGGCTGTCATTTTTTTGTGGGATTTTTTCCTACGAATTTTCCAAGATGAAGAAAAAGTAAATTGACTATTATTTGGAATTTATTTTATGGGCCATTGAAAATCACTACACCTATTATGTGGATGTTGTCGTGTATTCGCTTTCAAGCATCTCTTGATTTCATTCCTTCGTAAGCATAGCTTGTAGTAGTGAAATAGTGGAATTGCTCCACCGGGAGATTTCATTTCATTCAAATCTCCCATCAAAAgttttaaaatcatgaaaaggTATCTTTCCCAATCATTTTCATGGGAAAAAAAGGGGcttatatttcatgatagttacAGCTAAAAGGATATCCTCTACTCCATTATAGATATAGTCATAACATTATGGCTTGTTATTGACCTTTTTCTTGCAATTGCTTGTTTGATAGTTCCTAGCTTTATACGCCAATCATCGAAGCCTCAAAGGCTTATACAAATTTATTGTCgtttgaataaaaaaaacattttttgcAATTTTTATAACCATAATGTCCGGATCAACTTGACATTCtcactctttttattttattttataacaagtCTTTGCGACGGTGACTGAAGAAACTATACCATCTAACTCTTTCAAGAATCAGGTTCTTGAACTAGTAATACGAATGTAAACAGTAAAGACAAGACACAAAATTTATTGTGGAAaacctccttgctcaagggaagAAAAACCACAACCTACACCTCATAAGATTTCCACCAAACTTCACTAACTTTCAAAGAGCAGTTTAGATTACagcccctaaagttggcaccgaATTTCATGTAGACACCTTAATCagactttgttcattttaaacacCTTATGTAGGGACGcgctgtgtcattttgacactttttttatattctcAGATCCAGTTAAGCGCGTATTGACAAACGCCTCTATGTGAAAAAATAGACAAACCTGTATGTGtggatttttaaaaaagaaaaaaggaaaacttcacttattattcttttttttctccaaatCCCTAATCTCATGGCCCCACAACccctttcttcatcttcttctttccaAACTCCAGCAAAAACACGAGAATCTCCAGCAATTTCATTCTCAGTTTTcgttcttcatctt
This Solanum dulcamara chromosome 8, daSolDulc1.2, whole genome shotgun sequence DNA region includes the following protein-coding sequences:
- the LOC129900495 gene encoding protein NRT1/ PTR FAMILY 6.3-like, producing the protein MALPRTQQETKAVSDAWDYKGQPALRSTSGGWTGAAMILGVEAVERLVTLGIAVNLVVYLTKTMHLGNSSAANVVTNFMGTSYILTLLGGYVADTFLGRYLTVGIGATVQAIGVTILTISTIIPSLQPPKCDFGSSSCIPANGKQLAVLLIALYMTALGTGFLKSSVSGFGTDQFDESDPKEKGRMIKFFSWFFFLINVGALTAVTILVYIQDKVGRKFGYGICACAILIGLVFFMSGTKKYRFKKLVGSPLAQFASVFIAAWRKRHMKLPSDFSTLFNIDDIIGDENVKDKQKLPHSKEFRFLDKAAIKDSSGGFSGTSILNNWNLATLTDVEEVKLVIRMLPTWGTTIMFWTVYAQMTTFSVSQATTMDRHIGKSFEIPPASLTAFFVGSVMLVIVFYDRFIVPLCARYLNNPHGFTPLQRIAIGLVTSIFAMIAAALTEIKRLNVAKSHGLTNNPNAVIPMSVFWLVPQFLLVGGGEAFTYIGQLDFFLRECPKGMKTMSTGLFISTISLGFFFSSILVSIVDKVTAKSRPWLADNLNQGKLYDFYWLLAILSVLNVMLFFYCAKRYVYKEKRLAEVGIQIQDSGPVCH